The following proteins are co-located in the Sporosarcina pasteurii genome:
- the scpA gene encoding methylmalonyl-CoA mutase translates to MKKPNFRDINPLKVTSQVKATSALDKKAFLTNEGIQLQPVYTKKDIEGVNHLNDFPGIAPNTRGPYPTMYVTRPWTVRQYAGFSTAEESNAFYRRNLAMGQKGLSVAFDLATHRGYDSDHPRVTGDVGKAGVAIDSVEDMKILFDQIPLDEMSVSMTMNGAVLPVMAFYIVAAEEQGVSPEKLAGTIQNDILKEYMVRNTYIFPPEMSMRIIADIFEYTSQKMPKFNSISISGYHMQEAGATADIELAYTLADGLEYVRTGLKAGIDIDSFAPRLSFFWAIGKNYFMEIAKMRAARKMWAQLMQSFEPKNPRSLALRTHSQTSGWSLTEQDPFNNVTRTLIEANAAAMGHTQSLHTNALDEAIALPTDFSARIARNTQLFLQEETSMTKVADPWGGSYYVEKLTDELMEKAWALIEEIEELGGMAKAIETGLPKMKIEEAAAKRQAQIDSKAEIIIGVNKYQLDQEEPIDILDIDNTVVRQKQIDRIQQMKQSRDEEKVQEMLVALTEVARSGQGNLLEKAVDAARVRATIGEISDAIESVSGRHKAVIRSVSGVYSSNFSNEEEIVEVKAMADEFLENEGRRPRILIAKMGQDGHDRGAKVIATSFADLGFDVDIGPLFQTPEETAMQAAENDVHVIGVSSLAAGHKTLVPELRKALEKIGREDILIVVGGVIPAQDYEFLRENGAAAIFGPGTVIPVSAQKVIEKIYVQLGYEEVTEV, encoded by the coding sequence TTGAAAAAACCTAATTTTCGAGATATTAATCCATTAAAAGTGACAAGCCAGGTGAAAGCGACAAGCGCTTTGGATAAGAAAGCATTTCTAACGAACGAAGGCATTCAGCTTCAACCAGTTTATACAAAAAAAGACATTGAGGGTGTCAATCATTTGAATGACTTCCCGGGAATTGCACCTAATACAAGAGGACCTTATCCAACGATGTATGTAACAAGACCTTGGACGGTTCGTCAATATGCTGGTTTTTCAACAGCCGAAGAAAGTAACGCGTTCTATAGACGGAACCTTGCAATGGGGCAAAAGGGGCTATCTGTTGCCTTTGATTTAGCGACCCACCGCGGTTACGATTCAGATCACCCACGTGTTACTGGCGACGTTGGAAAAGCAGGTGTTGCAATTGATTCTGTGGAAGATATGAAAATTTTATTTGATCAAATTCCGTTGGATGAAATGTCGGTTTCGATGACGATGAATGGTGCTGTACTGCCAGTCATGGCATTTTATATTGTGGCAGCAGAAGAGCAAGGTGTTTCCCCAGAAAAATTAGCTGGAACGATTCAAAATGATATTTTAAAAGAATATATGGTACGTAACACATATATTTTCCCACCAGAAATGTCGATGCGTATTATCGCAGATATTTTCGAGTATACGTCACAAAAAATGCCGAAATTTAACTCCATTTCGATTTCGGGTTATCATATGCAAGAAGCAGGAGCGACAGCAGATATTGAACTTGCTTATACGCTTGCGGATGGACTTGAATATGTTCGAACTGGGTTAAAAGCAGGGATTGATATTGATTCATTCGCACCGAGATTATCGTTCTTCTGGGCGATTGGGAAAAATTATTTTATGGAAATCGCTAAAATGCGTGCAGCACGTAAAATGTGGGCACAACTCATGCAGTCATTTGAACCAAAAAATCCAAGGTCATTAGCACTTCGGACGCATTCTCAAACTTCTGGATGGAGTTTGACGGAGCAGGATCCTTTCAATAACGTGACGAGAACGTTAATTGAAGCGAACGCAGCAGCGATGGGGCATACCCAGTCTCTACATACAAATGCTCTCGATGAAGCGATTGCTTTACCGACAGATTTTTCAGCACGGATTGCAAGGAATACACAATTGTTTTTACAGGAAGAAACCTCTATGACGAAGGTGGCTGATCCGTGGGGCGGTTCATACTATGTTGAAAAGTTAACGGATGAGTTGATGGAAAAAGCATGGGCATTAATTGAGGAAATTGAAGAACTTGGCGGTATGGCAAAAGCGATTGAGACTGGATTGCCAAAGATGAAAATCGAAGAAGCAGCGGCAAAGCGTCAAGCGCAAATTGATTCGAAAGCTGAAATTATTATTGGTGTAAATAAATATCAATTAGATCAGGAAGAACCAATCGATATTTTAGATATTGATAATACAGTTGTTAGGCAGAAACAAATCGACCGTATTCAGCAAATGAAACAGTCGAGAGATGAAGAGAAGGTTCAAGAAATGTTAGTAGCTTTAACAGAAGTGGCACGCTCTGGACAAGGAAACTTGTTAGAAAAGGCTGTGGATGCAGCTCGAGTTAGAGCTACGATTGGGGAAATTTCAGATGCGATTGAATCAGTTTCCGGTCGACATAAGGCGGTGATTCGATCTGTGAGTGGTGTATATAGTTCTAACTTCTCGAATGAGGAAGAAATCGTGGAAGTGAAAGCAATGGCTGATGAGTTTTTAGAAAATGAAGGAAGGCGTCCTAGAATTCTGATTGCCAAAATGGGACAAGATGGTCATGACCGTGGTGCGAAAGTAATCGCAACTTCGTTTGCAGACCTTGGTTTTGATGTAGATATTGGCCCTTTATTCCAAACTCCTGAAGAAACTGCGATGCAAGCAGCAGAAAACGATGTTCATGTAATTGGTGTTAGTTCACTTGCTGCTGGACATAAAACGCTTGTTCCAGAACTTCGAAAAGCTTTAGAGAAAATTGGACGCGAGGATATATTAATCGTCGTTGGTGGTGTTATTCCGGCGCAAGATTATGAGTTCTTGAGAGAAAACGGCGCTGCTGCAATCTTTGGACCAGGAACGGTCATTCCTGTTTCTGCACAAAAAGTCATTGAGAAAATTTATGTACAACTTGGATACGAAGAAGTGACGGAAGTATGA
- a CDS encoding methylmalonyl-CoA mutase family protein, with protein MLINDIKQATFEKSTYEEWQDVAVKSLKGLPFEKLISKTVEGINLYPLYTEHSSRLESLDPIRDAKQRPGWTIAQQQYTDDAHSFLQSLRESIERGNESIVYDGSNPINWHDDVIIELAKLAIQYPIYFYRVSKTDEILNVFSQISGEDKKKVTGVVETEQTNLLEGFVNVRTVGADVIEAHHSGADAVTELALALAKAAHHANDIDSFKTLNEQFFVRFAIDTHFFMEIAKLRAFRVLWEALSVAYSKEDVEHIPILSETSMRSYATLDPYVNLLRAGNSAFSAILGGTDVLTVHPHDVLINPTPTSIRLARNVQLVIKAETQVTEVIDPSSGSYFIESLTKELVEKAWQLFVEIEELGGYSTYINSNAYSERLEKLYTERIESISKGTHSLVGTNVYADLGASDEKEAKLSVRNRLAEPFEKFRMLFEKDQPKIGLLTFGELKDFKPRADFISGFLATGGLETKWSSELSTVDEAIDWVNGEQLNYIIICATNKVTQELMIPLLEKLPCEITTDVAGKYDDELSKQWIEKGLNGFVYKGLDKLEKFTEILSRWKGDADIEKT; from the coding sequence GTGCTAATTAACGATATAAAACAAGCAACGTTTGAGAAAAGTACATACGAAGAATGGCAAGATGTTGCCGTAAAATCATTAAAGGGGCTGCCTTTTGAGAAGTTAATTTCCAAAACGGTAGAAGGCATTAATTTATATCCATTGTATACAGAACATTCCTCAAGACTAGAATCGCTTGACCCGATCCGTGATGCGAAACAGAGACCGGGTTGGACAATCGCTCAACAACAATATACTGATGATGCACATTCATTTTTACAAAGTTTAAGAGAGTCAATTGAACGTGGTAACGAATCGATAGTTTATGATGGAAGTAATCCAATTAATTGGCATGATGATGTAATCATCGAACTAGCAAAACTTGCTATTCAATATCCTATTTATTTCTATCGTGTTTCCAAAACTGATGAGATTCTGAATGTATTCAGTCAAATCTCAGGGGAAGACAAAAAGAAAGTTACAGGTGTCGTAGAAACTGAACAGACAAACTTACTTGAAGGATTTGTGAATGTACGAACGGTTGGAGCAGATGTAATTGAAGCACATCATTCAGGGGCTGATGCTGTAACTGAATTAGCACTTGCGCTAGCAAAGGCAGCTCATCATGCAAATGATATAGATAGTTTTAAAACGTTAAATGAACAGTTTTTTGTACGTTTTGCGATTGATACACATTTCTTTATGGAAATTGCAAAACTGCGTGCTTTTAGAGTTTTATGGGAAGCGCTTTCAGTTGCATATAGCAAAGAAGATGTCGAACACATCCCAATTTTATCTGAAACATCAATGCGTTCTTATGCAACACTGGATCCGTACGTTAATTTGCTACGTGCTGGAAATAGTGCCTTTTCAGCAATTCTTGGAGGAACCGATGTTTTAACGGTACATCCGCATGACGTATTAATAAATCCAACTCCAACTTCTATTAGACTTGCTAGAAATGTTCAGCTCGTAATTAAAGCAGAAACACAAGTAACGGAAGTAATCGATCCTTCTAGTGGCTCTTACTTTATTGAATCATTAACGAAAGAATTAGTTGAAAAAGCTTGGCAACTTTTCGTAGAAATTGAAGAGTTAGGCGGATATTCAACTTATATTAACAGTAATGCGTATTCAGAACGACTAGAAAAGCTTTATACGGAGCGCATTGAGTCCATTTCGAAAGGTACTCATTCTCTAGTAGGGACGAATGTGTATGCTGATCTAGGCGCAAGTGATGAAAAAGAAGCGAAATTATCAGTTAGAAATAGACTCGCTGAACCGTTTGAGAAATTTCGAATGCTATTTGAAAAAGATCAGCCTAAAATTGGACTTCTTACATTTGGCGAACTAAAAGATTTTAAACCGAGAGCAGATTTCATTAGTGGATTTTTGGCGACTGGTGGTCTAGAGACAAAGTGGAGTTCTGAACTTTCAACAGTTGATGAAGCGATAGATTGGGTCAATGGAGAACAATTAAATTATATAATTATCTGTGCAACAAATAAAGTGACGCAAGAACTTATGATACCTTTACTTGAAAAATTACCTTGCGAAATTACGACAGACGTGGCTGGGAAATATGACGATGAATTATCAAAACAATGGATAGAAAAAGGCTTGAATGGCTTTGTTTATAAAGGACTGGACAAATTAGAGAAGTTTACTGAAATTTTGAGTCGTTGGAAAGGAGATGCGGACATTGAAAAAACCTAA
- a CDS encoding dihydrolipoamide acetyltransferase family protein gives MAIENITMPQLGESVTEGTIEKWLVKPGDKVNKYDPLAEVNTDKVNAEIPSSFSGVIKELVAEEGETLEVGAVVCTIETEGSGETSEKPVEAAPAKEEPANEMPAEGSLKPQSPIKREKGAASGRFSPAVLRLSQEHDIDLSLVEGTGRGGRITRKDLQAIIDSGEIPVAKPAQEEVAGAKEAVSTPAAEPATSAVSAPKTEIPVATGDIEIPVSGVRRAIANNMLKSKHEAPHAWMTVEVDVTNLVAYRNSLKNDFKQKEGYNLTYFAFFVKAVAQALKEFPMMNSMWAGDKIVQKKDINLSIAVATEDSLFVPVIKHADEKTIKGIAREVNELASKVRSGKLAAADMQGGTFTVNNTGSFGSVQSMGIINHPQAAILQVESIVKRPVILDGGMIAPRDMVNLCLSLDHRVLDGLVCGRFLARVKEILENVSAENTSIY, from the coding sequence TTGGCTATTGAAAATATAACTATGCCTCAACTTGGGGAAAGTGTAACTGAAGGTACAATTGAAAAATGGTTAGTAAAACCTGGAGATAAGGTTAATAAATACGACCCATTAGCTGAAGTAAACACTGATAAAGTGAATGCAGAAATCCCTTCTTCATTTAGCGGAGTTATCAAAGAGCTTGTTGCTGAAGAAGGTGAAACATTAGAAGTTGGCGCTGTCGTTTGTACGATTGAAACGGAAGGAAGCGGAGAAACTTCTGAGAAACCAGTTGAAGCAGCTCCAGCAAAAGAAGAACCTGCGAATGAAATGCCCGCAGAAGGTTCATTAAAACCGCAATCACCAATTAAGCGCGAAAAAGGCGCAGCGAGCGGACGTTTTTCACCGGCTGTTCTCAGACTTTCACAAGAACATGACATTGATCTGTCACTTGTAGAAGGGACAGGGCGCGGTGGACGTATTACACGTAAAGACTTACAAGCGATTATTGATAGTGGGGAAATCCCTGTAGCAAAACCAGCTCAAGAAGAAGTTGCCGGAGCGAAAGAAGCTGTAAGTACTCCAGCAGCTGAACCAGCAACATCTGCAGTCTCAGCACCGAAAACTGAAATTCCAGTTGCTACAGGAGATATTGAAATACCAGTATCGGGTGTACGCCGTGCGATTGCTAATAACATGTTAAAGTCAAAACATGAAGCTCCTCATGCCTGGATGACGGTAGAAGTAGATGTGACAAATTTAGTAGCTTACCGAAATTCATTGAAAAATGATTTCAAACAAAAAGAAGGTTACAACTTAACTTATTTTGCATTTTTCGTAAAAGCTGTTGCACAAGCTTTAAAAGAGTTCCCGATGATGAATTCTATGTGGGCGGGCGATAAAATCGTTCAAAAGAAAGATATTAACTTATCAATTGCCGTAGCAACAGAGGATTCTTTATTCGTACCGGTCATCAAGCATGCTGATGAGAAAACGATTAAAGGCATTGCTCGAGAAGTGAATGAACTTGCCAGCAAAGTACGTTCAGGCAAACTCGCAGCTGCAGATATGCAAGGTGGTACATTTACAGTGAACAATACCGGTTCATTCGGTTCTGTTCAATCGATGGGTATCATTAATCACCCACAAGCGGCAATTTTACAAGTAGAATCGATTGTTAAGCGACCAGTTATTTTAGACGGCGGCATGATTGCACCACGTGACATGGTAAACTTATGTTTATCGCTTGACCACCGTGTATTAGATGGACTCGTCTGCGGTCGTTTCTTAGCACGTGTGAAAGAAATATTAGAAAATGTATCAGCTGAAAATACGTCTATTTATTAA
- a CDS encoding alpha-ketoacid dehydrogenase subunit beta has translation MTVMSFIDAITLAMKEEMERDDRVFVVGEDVGLKGGVFKATQGLYDQFGEDRVIDAPLAESAIAGVGIGAAMYGMRPIAEMQFADFIMPAVNQIVSEAAKIRYRSNNDWSCPIVVRAPFGGGVHGALYHSQSVESMFASTPGLKIVIPSTPYDAKGLLKAAIRDEDPVLFFEHKRAYRLIKGQVPADDYVLPIGKADVKREGDDITIITYGLCVHFALQAAERLAEDGISAHILDLRTVYPLDKEAIIEAASKTGKVLLVTEDNLEGSIMSEVAAIISENCLFDLDAPIKRLAGPDVPAMPYAPTMERFFMVNPDKVEKAARDLAEF, from the coding sequence ATGACGGTTATGTCATTTATCGATGCAATTACACTTGCAATGAAAGAAGAAATGGAAAGAGATGATCGTGTTTTCGTAGTAGGTGAAGACGTTGGATTAAAAGGGGGCGTCTTCAAAGCAACACAAGGCCTCTATGATCAATTCGGTGAAGACCGAGTCATTGACGCGCCACTTGCGGAATCTGCAATTGCGGGAGTTGGAATTGGTGCAGCTATGTATGGCATGCGTCCAATTGCAGAAATGCAATTCGCTGATTTCATTATGCCGGCGGTAAACCAAATTGTATCTGAAGCTGCAAAAATCCGCTACCGTTCAAATAATGACTGGTCTTGTCCGATTGTTGTTCGTGCCCCGTTCGGCGGCGGTGTCCACGGTGCTCTTTATCACTCTCAATCGGTTGAATCGATGTTTGCAAGTACACCAGGGTTGAAAATTGTGATTCCTTCAACACCATACGATGCAAAAGGACTATTAAAAGCAGCGATTCGTGATGAAGATCCTGTACTGTTTTTTGAACATAAACGTGCTTATCGTCTAATTAAAGGTCAAGTGCCTGCTGATGATTATGTTTTACCAATTGGAAAAGCAGATGTGAAGCGAGAAGGCGATGACATTACAATTATTACGTATGGACTTTGCGTTCATTTTGCATTGCAAGCGGCTGAAAGACTTGCGGAAGATGGCATTTCAGCACATATTCTTGACTTACGTACTGTATATCCGCTTGATAAAGAAGCGATTATTGAGGCAGCTTCCAAAACTGGAAAAGTACTTCTCGTAACAGAGGATAATCTAGAAGGAAGCATTATGTCAGAGGTTGCAGCGATTATTTCGGAAAACTGTCTATTTGATCTAGATGCACCGATTAAGCGTCTTGCTGGACCAGATGTACCTGCAATGCCATATGCACCTACAATGGAGCGTTTCTTTATGGTAAACCCTGACAAGGTTGAAAAAGCAGCACGTGATCTTGCAGAATTTTAA
- a CDS encoding thiamine pyrophosphate-dependent dehydrogenase E1 component subunit alpha: MAKNRHQELGLTDKDALQIYETMVRARRIDERMWLLNRAGKIPFVISCQGQEAAQVGAAYALDNQKDWIAPYYRDLGVVLHFGMTTTELMLSAFAKAEDPNSGGRQMPGHFGQRKNRILTGSSPVTTQLPHAVGVALAAKMKKEDFITFVTLGEGSSNQGDFHEGMNFAGVHKLPSIIMVENNKYAISVPYEKQVAAENVSDRAIGYGMPGVTVDGTDPLEVYKVVKEAADRARNGEGPSLIETICYRLTSHSSDDDQRQYRPAEEIEKEKSKDPIVTFSAYLKEANVLTDELEQEIEERIMKEVNEATDYAENAPYAEPESALLHVYADEGGNE, encoded by the coding sequence ATGGCAAAAAACCGTCATCAGGAACTAGGCTTAACTGACAAAGATGCTTTACAAATATATGAGACAATGGTCCGTGCACGTAGAATTGACGAGCGAATGTGGCTATTAAACCGTGCTGGAAAAATTCCATTCGTTATTTCATGTCAGGGACAAGAAGCGGCACAGGTAGGGGCTGCTTATGCGTTAGATAATCAAAAAGATTGGATTGCACCGTATTACCGTGATCTAGGGGTTGTTCTTCATTTCGGAATGACAACAACAGAATTAATGCTTTCCGCATTCGCAAAAGCGGAGGACCCAAATTCAGGTGGGCGTCAAATGCCTGGCCACTTTGGTCAAAGAAAGAACCGTATTTTAACAGGATCTTCTCCAGTTACTACACAATTACCGCACGCAGTTGGTGTTGCATTAGCAGCGAAGATGAAAAAAGAAGATTTTATTACATTTGTAACTTTAGGTGAAGGGTCATCTAACCAAGGGGATTTCCATGAGGGAATGAACTTTGCAGGTGTTCATAAATTACCTTCAATTATTATGGTTGAAAATAATAAATATGCAATTTCAGTACCGTATGAAAAACAAGTTGCGGCTGAAAATGTTTCTGATCGTGCGATAGGATACGGCATGCCTGGCGTAACAGTTGATGGCACAGATCCTTTAGAAGTTTACAAAGTAGTAAAAGAAGCGGCAGACCGCGCGCGTAACGGGGAAGGTCCAAGCTTAATTGAAACAATTTGTTACCGACTCACTTCACACTCTTCTGATGACGACCAACGTCAATATCGTCCAGCAGAAGAAATTGAGAAAGAGAAATCCAAAGACCCAATCGTTACATTCTCTGCTTATTTAAAAGAAGCAAACGTGCTGACGGATGAATTGGAACAAGAAATTGAAGAACGAATTATGAAAGAAGTAAACGAAGCTACTGACTATGCTGAAAATGCTCCATACGCAGAGCCTGAGTCCGCGCTGCTTCATGTTTATGCTGATGAAGGGGGGAACGAATAA
- the lpdA gene encoding dihydrolipoyl dehydrogenase, with the protein MGREYDIVILGGGTGGYVAAIRAAQLGLKTALVEKEKLGGTCLHKGCIPSKALLKSAEVYNTAKHHAADYGVHTEKVTLDFKRVQDRKNGIIKQLHQGVQGLMKKGKIDVFNGFGRMLGPSIFSPMPGTISVEMSNGEENEILILKHLIIATGSTPKSLPGLELDEKTIMSSDGALEMEELPKSIIIIGGGVIGIEWASMLNDFGVEVTVLEYADEIIPTEDIDISKEMKKLLSKKGVKFVTGAKVLSETVEKEEGSVTISAKVGGNTETFTAEKMLVSVGRQANINDIGLNNTEIEVENGVIKTRPTYQTKENHIYAIGDVIGGLQLAHVASHEGIQAVEHIAGIKQQPIDYSKIARCIYSSPEVSSVGITEQQAKDQGYKVKTGKFPFMAIGKSLVNGNSDGFVKIIADEETDDILGVHMIGENVTELISEAGLAMVLDATPWEIATTIHPHPSLSEVMGEAALAVDKKAIHM; encoded by the coding sequence GTGGGAAGAGAATATGACATCGTCATTTTAGGCGGCGGAACAGGCGGTTATGTTGCAGCAATCCGTGCAGCACAGCTGGGTTTAAAAACCGCATTAGTAGAAAAGGAAAAGCTAGGCGGTACATGTTTGCATAAAGGATGTATTCCAAGCAAAGCATTGCTGAAAAGCGCAGAAGTTTATAACACTGCCAAGCATCATGCTGCAGATTATGGCGTACATACAGAAAAGGTCACGCTCGATTTCAAGCGTGTACAAGATAGAAAAAACGGCATAATTAAGCAATTACATCAAGGTGTTCAAGGTTTGATGAAAAAAGGAAAAATAGATGTCTTCAATGGATTTGGAAGAATGTTAGGACCATCTATATTCTCCCCAATGCCAGGGACCATTTCAGTCGAGATGTCAAATGGTGAGGAAAATGAAATTTTAATTCTAAAACATTTAATTATCGCGACAGGATCAACGCCAAAATCTCTACCAGGTCTTGAACTAGATGAAAAAACAATTATGTCTTCAGACGGCGCACTTGAAATGGAAGAGCTACCAAAGTCCATAATTATCATTGGCGGTGGAGTTATTGGAATTGAATGGGCTTCTATGCTGAATGACTTCGGTGTTGAGGTAACAGTTCTTGAATACGCGGACGAGATTATTCCGACTGAAGATATCGATATCTCTAAAGAAATGAAGAAGTTATTATCTAAAAAAGGTGTTAAGTTTGTAACAGGTGCAAAGGTACTTTCAGAAACTGTTGAAAAAGAGGAAGGCTCTGTTACAATTTCGGCTAAAGTTGGCGGCAATACTGAGACTTTCACTGCTGAAAAAATGCTGGTTTCTGTCGGTAGACAAGCAAATATTAATGACATAGGCTTAAACAACACAGAAATTGAAGTTGAAAATGGTGTCATTAAAACAAGGCCGACTTACCAAACGAAAGAAAATCATATTTATGCTATTGGTGATGTAATCGGGGGTCTACAACTCGCACATGTTGCCTCGCATGAAGGGATTCAAGCAGTAGAACATATTGCGGGTATCAAACAACAGCCAATAGATTATTCAAAAATTGCACGTTGTATTTATTCTAGTCCTGAAGTTTCAAGTGTTGGGATTACTGAACAACAAGCGAAAGACCAAGGCTATAAAGTGAAAACAGGTAAGTTTCCATTTATGGCTATTGGTAAATCCCTTGTAAACGGAAATTCGGATGGTTTTGTAAAAATCATTGCGGATGAAGAAACAGATGATATTCTAGGTGTGCATATGATTGGCGAGAATGTAACCGAGTTAATTTCTGAAGCAGGGCTCGCAATGGTATTAGATGCTACACCTTGGGAAATTGCTACGACAATTCATCCACATCCTTCTCTTTCAGAAGTGATGGGTGAAGCGGCGCTAGCTGTAGATAAAAAAGCAATTCATATGTAA
- the buk gene encoding butyrate kinase has protein sequence MTVQTTSYKVLVINPGSTSTKIGVFQGASLVLEHTIRHATERIAQFPSIIDQYNFRKDAILKVLDDHKIALSTLDAVCGRGGLLRPIEGGTYEVNDKMIDDLKAGYFGQHASNLGGILAREITADLNIPSFIVDPVVVDELSPIARISGSPLIQRKSIFHALNQKAVARRYANEVNQSYDQLRLIVTHMGGGITVGAHIGGKVVDVNNGLHGDGPFSPERAGSVPIGDLVELCFSGRYFRKDVMKSLVGEGGLVGYLGTNDAVQVEERIVSGDEDAKLIYDAMAYQIAKEIGSAATVLEGDVDAIILTGGLAYGKEFIEQLSSKISWIADVAVYPGEDELQALSEGAIRVLAGEELAKIYPNETVAFKGGN, from the coding sequence ATGACTGTGCAAACAACAAGTTATAAAGTGCTAGTCATCAATCCAGGTTCAACATCTACCAAAATTGGCGTGTTTCAAGGTGCTTCTTTGGTGTTAGAACATACCATTCGTCATGCAACTGAGAGAATCGCACAATTTCCTTCCATTATTGACCAGTATAACTTTCGTAAAGATGCGATTTTGAAAGTGCTTGATGATCATAAAATTGCACTCTCGACATTGGATGCAGTTTGTGGACGCGGTGGCTTACTTCGACCTATTGAGGGTGGTACGTATGAAGTAAATGATAAGATGATTGATGATTTAAAAGCAGGTTATTTTGGACAACATGCTTCAAATTTAGGCGGTATATTGGCTCGTGAAATTACAGCGGACTTAAATATCCCTTCCTTCATTGTAGATCCAGTTGTCGTAGATGAACTTTCACCGATAGCAAGAATTTCGGGTTCGCCTCTAATTCAACGAAAATCAATTTTTCATGCACTTAACCAAAAAGCAGTAGCCAGACGGTACGCAAATGAAGTGAATCAATCGTATGACCAATTACGGCTCATTGTTACACATATGGGCGGAGGAATCACTGTCGGCGCACATATCGGCGGAAAAGTAGTTGACGTGAATAATGGGTTGCACGGAGATGGACCATTTAGCCCTGAACGAGCAGGTAGTGTACCAATCGGGGATTTAGTTGAATTATGCTTTTCAGGAAGGTACTTTAGAAAAGACGTAATGAAATCGCTCGTTGGTGAAGGTGGGCTTGTAGGTTATCTGGGAACAAATGACGCAGTTCAAGTTGAAGAGCGAATTGTATCAGGAGACGAGGATGCAAAGCTCATTTATGATGCTATGGCCTATCAAATTGCTAAAGAAATCGGAAGTGCTGCAACAGTCCTAGAAGGGGATGTGGATGCAATTATTTTAACAGGCGGGTTAGCATACGGAAAAGAATTTATTGAACAACTATCCTCTAAAATTAGTTGGATAGCTGACGTGGCTGTCTATCCTGGGGAAGATGAACTGCAAGCTCTTTCTGAAGGGGCTATACGCGTGCTTGCTGGAGAAGAGTTAGCAAAAATCTACCCAAACGAAACGGTAGCATTTAAAGGAGGCAATTGA
- a CDS encoding Glu/Leu/Phe/Val dehydrogenase yields MQIFKYMETYDFEQVVLCQDKNSGLKAIIAIHDTTLGPALGGARMWTYASEDEAIEDALRLARGMTYKNAAAGLNLGGGKTVIIGDPKTDKNEEMFRAFGRYIESLNGRYITAEDVGTTEADMDLIHLETDYVTGVSAEFGSSGNPSPVTAYGIYVGMKAAAKEAFGSDSLEGKTIAVQGVGNVAYTLCEHLYEEGAKLVVTDINEEAVQRAVDAFGATAVGIDEIYSQEVDIFAPCALGAVINDDTIPQLKCKVIAGSANNQLKEDRHGDQIHEMGIIYAPDYVINSGGVINVADELVGYNRERALKRVAGIYDTIGEIFKISKRDNIPTYKAADRLAEERIESVRRSRGQFLKQEKSILSKKTIE; encoded by the coding sequence ATGCAAATTTTCAAGTATATGGAAACTTACGATTTTGAACAAGTAGTACTATGTCAGGATAAAAATTCAGGATTGAAAGCAATTATTGCGATTCATGACACGACACTTGGACCAGCACTTGGCGGAGCTCGTATGTGGACTTATGCATCTGAAGATGAAGCAATTGAAGATGCATTGCGTTTAGCGCGAGGGATGACTTATAAAAATGCGGCTGCTGGCCTGAATCTGGGCGGAGGTAAAACAGTGATTATCGGCGACCCGAAAACAGATAAGAACGAAGAGATGTTCCGTGCATTTGGCCGTTATATTGAGAGTTTAAATGGCCGCTATATTACTGCAGAAGATGTGGGAACAACGGAAGCAGATATGGATTTAATTCATTTAGAAACAGACTATGTCACAGGGGTATCTGCCGAATTTGGTTCATCAGGAAACCCATCTCCAGTAACAGCTTATGGCATTTATGTCGGAATGAAAGCAGCGGCAAAAGAAGCGTTCGGATCTGATTCGTTAGAAGGTAAAACAATCGCAGTTCAAGGTGTCGGAAACGTCGCTTATACACTATGTGAGCATTTATACGAAGAAGGCGCCAAATTAGTCGTGACAGATATTAATGAAGAAGCTGTCCAACGTGCTGTTGATGCTTTTGGTGCGACAGCAGTTGGCATTGATGAAATTTATTCTCAAGAAGTAGATATTTTTGCACCATGTGCACTAGGCGCAGTGATCAATGACGATACAATCCCACAGTTGAAATGTAAAGTAATCGCTGGTTCGGCAAATAACCAATTAAAAGAAGACCGCCATGGCGACCAAATTCATGAAATGGGCATTATTTATGCACCAGATTACGTGATTAACTCAGGTGGGGTAATTAATGTTGCCGATGAACTTGTTGGCTATAATCGTGAGCGTGCGCTAAAGCGTGTTGCTGGTATTTACGATACTATTGGTGAGATTTTCAAGATTTCAAAACGCGATAATATCCCAACTTATAAAGCCGCTGATCGTTTAGCTGAAGAACGTATTGAAAGTGTACGAAGATCACGTGGCCAATTTTTAAAACAAGAAAAAAGCATTCTTTCTAAAAAAACAATAGAATAA